The following are encoded in a window of Brevibacillus sp. DP1.3A genomic DNA:
- a CDS encoding PIG-L deacetylase family protein yields the protein MKKKSILFVFAHPDDETFACGISISKYSKTQKASTHLLCATKGQAGKAGEPPLCTPEELPRFREQELRDACAILGFDQVDVWEYQDKFLNTVPVDELVTRIHQAIHQIQPEIVVTFAPHGISGHPDHLAISQATTQAVLSLGPDTSVRKLYYATRSSEEGFGTMKPPFTDPIESITTIIHAPEYMQKVADALRAHRTQHLSVERVFPGVTKGEHHSVPPNNHYILAWHSLPNYTIQGKEADFFDGLA from the coding sequence ATGAAAAAAAAGTCTATTTTGTTTGTTTTTGCCCATCCCGATGACGAAACGTTTGCTTGTGGGATTTCCATTTCCAAATATAGTAAAACACAAAAGGCCAGCACCCATCTATTGTGTGCAACAAAAGGGCAAGCAGGGAAAGCTGGTGAACCACCTTTATGCACACCGGAAGAACTCCCCCGTTTTCGCGAGCAAGAGCTTCGCGACGCTTGCGCCATACTCGGTTTCGATCAGGTAGACGTTTGGGAATACCAGGATAAGTTCCTAAACACAGTGCCTGTAGATGAGCTCGTTACTCGTATCCACCAGGCTATTCACCAGATCCAACCGGAAATCGTCGTCACGTTTGCACCGCATGGCATCTCCGGACATCCTGACCATTTGGCGATTAGTCAGGCTACCACTCAGGCTGTCCTTTCTTTAGGCCCAGATACGAGTGTGCGAAAGCTTTATTATGCGACTCGCTCATCCGAAGAAGGATTTGGTACGATGAAGCCTCCCTTTACGGATCCAATCGAGAGCATTACGACGATCATTCACGCCCCTGAATATATGCAAAAAGTAGCAGATGCCTTGCGGGCGCACAGAACACAACACCTATCAGTAGAGCGCGTTTTCCCAGGTGTAACAAAAGGCGAGCACCATTCTGTCCCGCCAAACAATCACTACATCTTGGCTTGGCACAGCCTTCCGAACTATACCATTCAAGGTAAAGAGGCTGATTTTTTTGACGGCCTAGCATAA
- a CDS encoding genetic competence negative regulator: protein MRVERLGQDKIRIFLTFDDLSERGIEKEDMWRDIPKVHELFNDMMEQAYHELGFEVSGPVAVEVFALPAQGMVVIVTRGKTGSKDGKEEEFEDEDVYELEVTLEESDLIMYAFRDFEHMVEAAHRINALLTNGGAAYFYQGKYHLVLEEVDLDQERYHKLIAILSEYGEATPITIYVLEEYGKVIVADDAVKEICRHFT, encoded by the coding sequence ATGCGTGTTGAACGCCTTGGTCAAGATAAAATACGAATCTTTTTAACTTTTGACGACCTCTCAGAGCGCGGGATAGAAAAAGAAGACATGTGGCGTGACATTCCTAAAGTTCATGAACTGTTCAACGACATGATGGAACAGGCTTATCACGAATTAGGGTTTGAGGTATCAGGGCCTGTTGCAGTTGAAGTGTTCGCCTTGCCAGCTCAGGGAATGGTCGTAATCGTAACGCGTGGCAAGACGGGCTCAAAGGACGGCAAAGAGGAAGAATTCGAAGACGAGGATGTATACGAGCTAGAGGTCACATTGGAAGAAAGCGATTTGATCATGTATGCCTTCCGGGACTTTGAGCATATGGTTGAAGCCGCCCATCGCATTAACGCCCTATTGACCAATGGCGGAGCTGCCTACTTCTACCAGGGGAAATATCATCTGGTGCTGGAGGAAGTCGACTTGGATCAGGAGCGTTATCACAAGCTAATTGCGATCCTCTCTGAGTACGGAGAAGCGACGCCGATAACGATTTATGTGTTGGAAGAATACGGGAAAGTGATCGTTGCCGACGATGCTGTAAAAGAAATATGCAGGCATTTCACGTAA
- a CDS encoding NAD(P)/FAD-dependent oxidoreductase has product MQVEYDTVIVGGGIAGLQTAIQLARCLRRVAVIDMPGGRSTVAKAYRNILGFSEGVSGDFLRQVGRKQAQKYGAILITDEVTKLATDSSGLFSIGTKSGIHTLTSRTLVLATGIRDPFPTIPGFSDCIGISIFLCPDCDGYETVEKDTVIIGAGPQAVSMADELVYYTNRLTVINHAQVQVDTQVVSGLTQRGIMYREEKVCALHHTGGQLQEIELSSGERLSAERAFLAFPGAHALTELLRGFSVQIHEKGHIHTNPRTKETEHPNIWAVGDINEHSQQVSIAMGDGTQAAIWIQKRLREYETQKNA; this is encoded by the coding sequence ATGCAAGTGGAGTATGATACGGTCATTGTCGGCGGCGGGATTGCAGGGCTTCAAACCGCAATCCAACTAGCAAGATGCCTTCGACGCGTTGCAGTCATTGACATGCCGGGTGGTCGATCAACAGTCGCCAAAGCCTACCGAAACATTCTCGGATTTTCGGAGGGGGTTAGTGGCGATTTTTTGCGTCAAGTAGGCAGAAAGCAAGCACAAAAATACGGCGCAATCTTGATAACAGATGAGGTAACAAAGCTTGCTACTGACTCAAGCGGCTTATTTTCGATAGGTACGAAAAGTGGCATACATACGCTTACTTCGCGCACGCTGGTATTGGCAACCGGCATTCGCGATCCGTTTCCAACGATACCTGGCTTCTCCGATTGTATAGGGATATCGATTTTCTTGTGTCCTGACTGTGACGGCTATGAAACAGTTGAGAAAGACACGGTAATCATTGGAGCGGGCCCACAAGCTGTTTCGATGGCAGACGAACTTGTTTACTATACAAACAGGTTAACCGTCATTAACCATGCACAAGTGCAGGTGGATACGCAGGTTGTCTCTGGACTGACCCAGCGAGGGATTATGTATCGAGAGGAAAAAGTATGTGCCCTTCATCATACGGGGGGACAATTGCAAGAAATCGAACTCTCTTCAGGTGAACGCTTGTCTGCCGAAAGAGCATTTCTTGCCTTTCCTGGTGCTCATGCTTTGACAGAGCTATTGCGTGGTTTTTCCGTGCAAATTCATGAAAAGGGCCACATCCATACGAATCCGCGAACAAAAGAAACCGAACATCCCAACATATGGGCTGTTGGCGATATCAATGAGCATTCTCAACAAGTGTCGATTGCCATGGGGGATGGAACACAGGCGGCCATTTGGATTCAAAAGCGGCTGCGTGAATATGAGACGCAGAAAAACGCCTGA
- a CDS encoding LysM peptidoglycan-binding domain-containing protein: protein MNLEHNPLPPRRSRHTRPTASFSFKKWIQPGLYLFGFVFFGLIGLELYRANVPHESAASGSVEVKEASKASTTSQGSKAGEKEPVSVVLPATLDPNASVTNPPAKAKTTESKPVEHAVKATTSVQTPAVSTVPAQTSTGTPVDKAPQIASTSTSKVATPGKQASTPSTAKSKVVKHVVKKGETLFMLSRKYYGNNSNVGRIARYNGLHSEAGLVEGKIVMIPLVQ, encoded by the coding sequence GTGAATCTCGAGCATAATCCATTACCACCCCGACGCTCCCGTCATACTCGCCCTACAGCGTCGTTCTCGTTTAAAAAGTGGATTCAACCGGGATTGTACTTGTTTGGATTCGTCTTTTTCGGGTTGATTGGTCTTGAGTTGTACAGGGCCAATGTCCCACACGAGTCAGCAGCTTCTGGTAGTGTTGAAGTGAAAGAAGCTAGCAAAGCAAGTACCACTTCGCAAGGAAGCAAGGCAGGAGAAAAGGAGCCTGTATCCGTCGTTCTTCCTGCTACGCTTGATCCGAATGCAAGCGTGACCAACCCACCTGCCAAGGCGAAAACGACCGAATCAAAACCAGTTGAGCATGCAGTGAAGGCGACCACAAGCGTACAGACACCTGCTGTGAGCACAGTCCCAGCCCAAACTTCGACTGGTACACCTGTAGACAAGGCACCCCAGATTGCGAGTACTTCTACTAGCAAAGTAGCTACACCGGGAAAACAAGCTTCAACACCATCTACAGCAAAATCGAAGGTCGTCAAGCATGTGGTGAAGAAGGGTGAAACGTTGTTTATGCTGTCACGAAAGTACTATGGAAATAATTCGAACGTAGGACGAATCGCAAGATATAACGGACTTCATTCAGAAGCAGGGCTCGTTGAAGGAAAAATTGTAATGATTCCCCTCGTTCAGTAA
- a CDS encoding CPBP family intramembrane glutamic endopeptidase, translating to MREDWLEVDEATLRLNLWLTQGIVMGVAAAGSLLVLGWDATLSLFTLPGWNAVLWAVFVAVGIIIGSIAMDRYLPKRWQDDGSINEKVFGAMLPSTTILVCMVVGVGEEWLFRGVIQSLAGNFWSSLIFTLIHVRYLKKPLMVISVFGTSWILGLLFSHYQSLWPSIVAHILIDVMLAFYLQKTIKKKGEEE from the coding sequence GTGAGGGAAGATTGGCTAGAGGTGGATGAAGCCACTCTTCGGCTGAATCTATGGTTGACACAAGGAATCGTGATGGGAGTGGCTGCTGCCGGTAGCTTATTGGTGCTGGGCTGGGATGCTACTCTGTCCTTGTTTACTTTGCCAGGCTGGAATGCTGTGCTGTGGGCCGTGTTTGTAGCCGTGGGTATTATTATCGGGAGTATTGCAATGGATCGGTACTTGCCTAAAAGATGGCAAGATGATGGCAGTATCAATGAGAAAGTTTTTGGGGCCATGTTACCATCCACTACAATTCTCGTCTGTATGGTAGTAGGGGTGGGAGAGGAATGGCTATTCCGGGGAGTCATTCAATCGCTTGCTGGGAATTTTTGGAGCAGTCTTATTTTTACACTGATCCACGTACGTTATTTGAAAAAACCGCTCATGGTCATAAGTGTATTTGGTACAAGCTGGATCTTAGGACTCTTGTTTTCCCACTATCAGTCCCTTTGGCCCTCGATTGTGGCCCATATCCTTATTGACGTCATGTTAGCATTTTATTTACAAAAAACGATCAAGAAAAAGGGGGAGGAAGAGTGA